The Equus asinus isolate D_3611 breed Donkey chromosome 1, EquAss-T2T_v2, whole genome shotgun sequence genome segment TGGCCAAGGCTAGAGGGCAAAATGTCACTATATTTTATGTCAACAGATTGGGATACTATCCATGGTATACATCACAGGGGGTTCCTGTTAATGGGGGTCTCCCCCAGAACATAAGTTTGCAAGTACACCTAGAAAAAGCTGACGAAGATATTAATTACTACATCCCTGCTGAAGATTTCAGTGGACTTGCTGTCATAGACTGGGAATACTGGAGACCCCAGTGGGCCCGGAACTGGAACACAAAAGATGTCTACAGACAGAAGTCAAGAAAGCTTATTTCTGATATGCAAGAGAATGTATCAGCTACTGATATTGAATATTTAGCTAAAGCAACCTTTGAAGAAAGTGCAAAAGCTTTTATGAAGGAAACCATCGAATTGGGAATTAAGAGCCGACCCAAGGGCCTTTGGGGTTATTATTTATATCCTGATTGCCACAATTATAATATTTATGCCCCGAACTATACTGGGTCATGCCCAGAAGAGGAAGTTTTGAGAAATAATGAGCTCTCTTGGCTCTGGAACAGCAGTGCTGCTTTATATCCTTCTATTGGTGTCAGGAAATCTCTTGGAGACAGCGAAAACATTTTGCGCTTCTCGCAATTTCGGGTGCATGAATCCATGAGGATCTCCACCATGACATCCCACGATTATGCTCTGCCTGTATTTGTCTACACAAGACTAGGCTACAGAGACgaacctttattttttctttctaaggtAAGACAACTCTTGCCAAAGATAGGGGGATTTCCTCCCTATCTCTGAAAGAGACATTTCTTTGTTAATTATATTCTTTGAAGAATTCCCAATTAATGGTGTTAGATAGGAGCATAATTCTTCCTTTGACTAGTCATCCATTTAGACTCTTCATCTATGGAAACTGAATTTTGATTATCTTattcattattattcttttaaggaCCACAATAAGGGGGAAGGGATTAAAGTGCAAATCGgcaattcttccttcctcctcctaacGTGGATTCCACTGCCTTACAATCTGCCTTTGGAAGGTTATTAGAATGGTTGGTGGTAGACAGGTTGGAAAATCAGAGAGGACGTTTTAAAATGGAATAGTTGGCTTACTCATGTAGACGTGGAATTGAAGGCATCCCTGCTTCTGGCCCCACCATCTAAAAtgtcaagagaaaaaagactgttTTCCTTTTAATGCATGATGCCAGCCTTAACAAAAGATATAAGGGAGGCACAacatgtgaatatacttaacactaccgagctgtacacttagaaatggttaagagtaaattttatgttatatgttttaTACTACAATTCAAAAATttttagatgtttttaaaaaaggtataagTGAGTTGCAAATCTGCTCAAAGTTGGCAAATCTATAGATATAGCCATCTGGTTTATTCTTGACTCTATGACCACAACAAATGGAAAGTAGGTAAGAGTGGTGTGAGTTTCTAAATTCAATAAGAAATTCATCACTAGTAGATGTTTTTGTAACTCTAGGTTAAAACTTACAAATAGAAGTTTTATTCTATCCGTTTATTTTACTTCAGTCGTTTATGTAGTCAAAAACCTCACCACAAGGGTAACTTTTAAAATAGATGAAATTTCAGcccaattttctctcctttcttctccctttgctACTCTTGTCACTTGAATGAAAACTTCTAGGGAAAGTAGTTGCTGCTGTAATCTTTGGACTTGGATAATTATGTGTATACTTTCTATGATGAGAAGACTTGGGACTTGTTCAGACCTTCACATTTGTGAAGCAGTGGTATTCTACAATATAACTGGATACCAAGTGTTTGTCAAATTTTAACAGAggcatttcttctttctccaccaTCACAAAATTTAATTCACCAGCATGTATTAAAATACAAAGACGTTCTGAGTGTTGGGCATCCAAAGGGGGAGGCTCAGAAGCACTCAGGGGAGGGCTCTCCCGTGAGCAGGAGGCATCTGTGGAGCATGTAGATCGTAGAGCTTACTCAAGGAGAAATGACACACGCAGTATCGGGATTTGGTGAATACTGTGCCTCTGACGCCTTTAATGAGATGAGTAAGAGAAAAGAGTCTCTTTTGTGAACTGATATTCATACTACCTAGAAAAATCAGCAACAAATGATTGAGAATGACACATAGTTAACGTTATCTGGAAGGTTTTAAAGGATTATCTAAATCTTTACAAAATAGTCTTGACTCTGAAATTGAAAGTTAAATACCACTTTCTTCTgtgaaatttcttttccttttctatatttGGCTCACACAAGTTCCTTTCTTTAGTGGTAATAAAGTTACTTTTGGAAGAAACAATAAACTTTAAGGGACAAAGTGTTCATTTCAAAAGATTAGTTTACGCTACTGCTACATTCTGAACATTCTGCAAATCCAGGGTAAGCTTCCTTCTTGAATAGCTACCTCAGAGATGCTTCTGTTCTAAGGGAACAAGCAACAACAGTCAGGTTTCTCATCTCTAAACAGTTTTCTTTGACAATCCCAAAGTATCATTCTGAAAACTTTCTGAATTAAAAGGTATTTCCAAGTATTTTGAACCATCAGTTTACCCACCCCTTTACCCTATCCTCCATAAAAATCTGcccacaaatttttaaaaacctgatatTCATTTATACCAAACTGTAAATGACTAGTAATGGCTTCCATTTCTGACTTTCCCAAAGATATCTGCATtttagaatgtgtgtgtgtgtgtgtgtgtgtacacacacttATGAATaggattagaaaaataatttaccaaTAGTAGCAAATCTTTTAACCTCTCCAGACGTCAGTGCCTCATTGACttaatctacaaaatgggaaagTATTACCTGCCCTAACTGCCTAGCAAAAGTattatgaaaatcaaatgaggAAACATATGAAAATTTGAAGCACTACAAAAATATAGGTAGTATAGCTATCGCTTTTTAACAGGTGTCAAAGTCTTAAACTTGAAAGGGGAATATCTAAGAATGGAATCTCAGTCAGCAGCCACGGCCTGGAAGGTGATATGGGGGCATTAACACCCCAGTCCATGCAGAAGATTCCTACCACCTATACATAAATACAACTGAGATACAACTTGAtgctatgctttaaaaaataatgaaaggagtTTTCTTGACTGTAGATTTAAAGATGTTTATCTCTATAACTAATTAATGTTCCCTCTGTTAACACACAAAGGGAGCTCATTAGTGGCGCTCCAGCTCCCCACAGTGGGTACCTTACTTACATGCACTATGATAAAAGTGTTAGGGACTGAAACCCAAGTGTGGAGAATGAGTCCTCTGGGTGCCCCACCCTCTACTTCCAAAACCTTGATTCAAGCCGAAGATCACAAGTAGGGCAAGGCAGTCCTATACTGTGTTAGGACCTGGGAGATTTGTTGCCATTACATCATGCGCTGTTCCTTTATTTCCCCTTTCATGCGACATCATTCATGTGGCTCATGCTCTCAGGTGGTCCCAATCTACTCTCAGAGGCATCCTACCTGTGACTTCCCTCACTGACTAGTGCTCTTGCTTTTTCGGTCCCCCAAACACGGCTGCTCTGTGATTCATTCAGGACCCCTCTCTCAGCTAAGGGACAGTAAGCTAATTTGGTAGAGAAATTTGTATTAATATCTTCTGCTGCCTGCTCACTTCCAGTCAACAGGCGCATGAAGACTTGCAATTTTGAATCAGTCTCAATAAACTCTCTCTGATAATGACACTAAAGGACACATTGGGAAGAAACTAACATTCTCTCCTGATATCAACCTTAGAATGTATAGCTTTCACCACAAACATCTgtagcttccttacttactgaaTATGAGATCAATAACCTCAATAACCTATAAATGTTGATCAAAACTGATTAATAATCAATAACCTATAAATAcaaaatgtaaatgctatgtctccctccttcctctgatGACAATGCCTTAACCCAAAGGAATTGATGGGAGATTTCCGGTTTCCAGTCTGGCATATAAGAAACTAGGAAGTTCCCACTTcttcctaacaagtaaaaagttaACAAACTGAAAACATCAATTCTTCTTAGACTCACAAGAGAagtgaggacacagggcaaatTGCTGCCCTCAAAATTGTAGAGACAGACggtgaatacagagaatcacaacttaccagaTCAGAAACCCATGAGCAGAAACCTCTGCGGGAACCAGTGCCTgagtaggaaaacctgaactgtaattgatgaattactggtggctcagtgtggacaagtctgagagacGAAAACTCCAGGGGACCCAGTGATGGGCGTGGAGGggcacttttgtgagttttacctcctggATCTCTACCAGGTTTGTGCAGTAAATATGGGAGAAAAATTCCATCCTACatctggcagagggagggggaaagaaaCCATTTTGAATATTCtggagcattctgttcttcttaacaaggtctgTCCTCAGGAGAAACTGTTTAACCAGAGCTAAGCGTGCTAGGGTCTTATCAGAGCTTAACTGACTTGGAGAAGGGAAATACTCAGCTCTAGGTGGCTCTAGCCTTCCaggtgggagaagagaaataCTCAACTCTAGCCTCCTCTAGCCAGCCTGTCCCACCTCAGAGTGGGGGTAAAAAAACAGCTGAAAACCACTTGTGAAGTTCATAGTACAGAGGcacaggcccactaaaagatTGAGGCCTACTCATAGGCCTACAGAAGCCTTCCGTTGCCCTCGCATCTTACTAGCTCATTGCTGAAGGGCTATTTATAGCAGCTGGTTGTACCCAGGATGAGCTATCTGCttatcaaaagaaaactaaatcatgtctagctatcaagaaaaaaatgacaagacaTACTAAAAGGTAATAagacaatttga includes the following:
- the HYAL4 gene encoding hyaluronidase-4 isoform X2, with the protein product MKLLSEGQFRFCVVQPIHLTSWLLIFFILKSISSLKPARLPIYQRKPFIAAWNAPTDQCLIKYNIRLNLKMFQVIGSPLAKARGQNVTIFYVNRLGYYPWYTSQGVPVNGGLPQNISLQVHLEKADEDINYYIPAEDFSGLAVIDWEYWRPQWARNWNTKDVYRQKSRKLISDMQENVSATDIEYLAKATFEESAKAFMKETIELGIKSRPKGLWGYYLYPDCHNYNIYAPNYTGSCPEEEVLRNNELSWLWNSSAALYPSIGVRKSLGDSENILRFSQFRVHESMRISTMTSHDYALPVFVYTRLGYRDEPLFFLSKQDLISTIGESAALGAAGFVIWGDMNLTSSEGNCTKVKQFVSSDLGRYIVNVTRAAEACSLHLCRNNGRCLRKHTSL